One window from the genome of Salvia miltiorrhiza cultivar Shanhuang (shh) chromosome 7, IMPLAD_Smil_shh, whole genome shotgun sequence encodes:
- the LOC130995141 gene encoding uncharacterized protein LOC130995141 — protein sequence MPPKRGRPARNNNNRRNRNVVPEEPQDARGHNPCPPPPTRRVEELFLRQNPPTFDGTSEPAEAEIWVRAMERIFNFLRCTDEERLSCVSFQLTGSADFWWEARRKILTPEQWAIYTWEDFKTGLYDKYIPKSYRKKKEAEFYELKQGKKSVVEYDKEFCNLSRFAPQQVDTEEKMAEKFCAGLRYEIRMALASHGGLSYTESLNRALDIEAAMPSDKSAPLLISTPKDLPVASHTLKGKRKWDNNEDNINQTSKKVWQENERAEQFIQPRYEAQTNLKPTGGNQGQKGVLPCPNCGKMHRGVCRAGTNGCYNCGQKGHYSTQCPNKQRGSTIENTHTPLPAIRGHLRNQPQSHQ from the coding sequence atgccgcctaagagaggacgccctgcgagaaacaataacaatcgcagaaatcGTAACGttgtacccgaagaaccacaagatgctcgaggacataacccatGCCCTCCGCCCccgactaggagagtcgaagaactctttttaaggcagaacccacctacgtttgacggaacaaGTGAAccagctgaagctgagatttgggtgcgtgcaatggaacgcatcttcaacttcctacgttgtactgatgaggagcgcctatcttgcgtctcgttccaactaacaggatcagctgacttctggtgggaagcacgacgAAAAATCCTGACACCGGAACAATGGGCAAtctatacttgggaagattttaagacgggattatatgataaatatatcccgaaaagctatagaaagaagaaagaagctgagttctacgagttaaagcaaggaaagaaatctgtggttgaatacgacaaggaattctgcaacctgtcgaggtttgctccacaacaagtggacacagaggagaagatggcagagaaattttgtgccggactgcggtacgaaattaggatggctctagcaagccacggaggactctcatacacggagtctctgaacagggcacttgacattgaagctgcaatgccgtcggACAAGTCAGCCCCATTGTTGATCTCAACGCCAAAAGACTTACCAGTagcctcacatactctcaaagggaagcgcaagtgggacaacaacgaagacaatatcaatcagaccagtaagaaagtgtggcaagaaaatgaacgggccgaacagtttattcaaccaaggtacGAGGCACAAACTAATCTCAAGCCAACTGGGGGTAACCAAGGTCAGAAAGGAGTTTtaccttgcccaaattgtggTAAGATGCATAGAGGTGTTTGTCGGGCtggaactaacggttgttacaattgtggccaaaaaggtcactactccacgcaatgccccaacaaacaacGAGGTTCAACAATTGAGAACACCCACacccccttgccagcaatacgtggacacttgcgaaatcagcctcaatcacatcagtga